A single window of Poecilia reticulata strain Guanapo linkage group LG10, Guppy_female_1.0+MT, whole genome shotgun sequence DNA harbors:
- the LOC103471351 gene encoding uncharacterized protein LOC103471351 isoform X2: protein MWCYQKPGFEALIVAELRKQQQCSQFCDTLLKAGGLSVPAHSCILSAISPHISSALSSSPAPPSGQSRLLEFQALGACTLLHIIRLLYSGEMAGEGENEKQEAIYAAAKLGISGLVEVTKSRGRFGGGTEXYAEVGVQTEPQRTEEHEGRLVRWRREVRDGSTYMWKEAEVSGGGRDMWTQTEEQLVDSCPPVPAVVPYETIDMSVLQSLGHTDSHQLVTVIYPPEENQTLQYTAAPPGCLQESTTPRSTSVAIVTPQYAPLPAPFPGPLPHYSTQTTPCVVDSQSCWADPNPEEWEGERLEQFEGNIVGFINHFLNPEKREIPRRGRARRRPRGAQAARSGQERTRRPRGRPRGRGGQGAFTQMVDVQEIGVSKLQKLFLHRWRVRTPRAGQGGGAVGRRLHQKTREELEPAKKKPRRRGKVFEEDQSQESQQGXGGVNTQRGRRKTTQQVAKASLPIGTDQICRNQPTPSNNLYSGPSVTSYSPSIRPMHSHAAPYVSPAPSHLYSPQFAPPAPPPHEDQPEHIDRLLEEVFQDLDILPNNKAPLSTGSNTPGNSAIQNKHQAQISSSEMPVLQQQCEGDLNDILENLLQSFEQHVESNNTSPCIQISPEASQPVQRKHKTTKSHEEISHTPSLQRIVKRSQTPGVQRADTGLSDTQAVSSNIFKSVTPAKRPKRRRSNSYRFSLEKKKVKKLAPSRDSKAVSGQDQQEKQLVQKPVVKLARDNLLSVRATLQGNNCELPEEKGPSPSKGNSHFGHFRRHLVTKFYPIRSRFRDPHIQNNSSEFSH from the exons ATGTGGTGCTACCAGAAACCGGGCTTCGAAGCCCTCATTGTTGCTGAACTAcgaaagcagcagcagtgcagCCAGTTCTGTGACACTTTACTCAAAGCTGGAG GTCTTTCAGTCCCAGCACACAGTTGCATTCTGTCGGCCATCAGCCCTCACATCTCCTCGGCTCTGTCGTCCTCTCCGGCGCCCCCTTCTGGACAGAGCCGTCTCCTGGAGTTCCAGGCCCTGGGCGCCTGCACCCTGCTGCACATCATCCGGCTCCTTTACTCCGGAGAGATGGCCGGGGAGGGGGAGAACGAGAAGCAGGAGGCCATTTACGCTGCAGCCAAGCTCGGCATCAGCGGCTTGGTGGAGGTGACGAAGAGCAGGGGAAGGTTTGGTGGAGGGACGGAGCASTACGCGGAGGTGGGGGTCCAAACGGAGCCACAGAGGACAGAGGAGCATGAGGGGAGGCTGGTCAGGTGGAGGAGAGAGGTGAGGGATGGGTCCACCTATATGTGGAAAGAGGCGGAGGTGTCAGGTGGAGGAAGAGACATGTGGACTCAAACTGAGGAACAGCTTGTCGACTCATGTCCTCCTGTCCCCGCAGTGGTCCCCTATGAGACCATCGACATGAGCGTCCTCCAGAGTTTAGGACACACAGACTCTCATCAGCTTGTCACTGTCATCTACCCACCTGAAGAAAACCAAACGCTGCAGTACACTGCTGCTCCACCAGGCTGTCTGCAGGAATCCACAACACCTAGAAGCACATCTGTTGCCATCGTGACGCCACAGTACGCGcctcttcctgctccttttcCTGGTCCTCTTCCTCATTACTCCACCCAGACGACTCCCTGTGTGGTCGATTCTCAGAGCTGCTGGGCCGACCCTAACCCAGAGGAGTGGGAAGGAGAGAGGTTGGAGCAGTTTGAGGGAAACATCGTGGGATTCATCAACCACTTCCTGAACCCGGAGAAGAGGGAGATCCCCCGCAGGGGGCGGGCAAGGAGGAGGCCAAGGGGTGCCCAGGCAGCCAGAAGCGGACAGGAGAGGACCAGGAGACCCAGAGGGAGGCCgagagggaggggggggcaAGGCGCGTTCACTCAGATGGTGGATGTGCAGGAGATTGGGGTGAGCAAACTGCAGAAACTGTTCCTGCACAGGTGGAGGGTGAGGACGCCCAGAGCAGGTCAGGGTGGGGGCGCTGTGGGCAGGAGGTTACACCAGAAGACCAGGGAGGAGCTGGAGCCGGCCAAGAAGAAGCCGAGGAGACGTGGAAAGGTGTTTGAGGAGGACCAGAGTCAGGAGTCGCAGCAAGGCRGAGGGGGAGTGAACACCCAGCGGGGGAGAAGAAAAACCACACAGCAGGTTGCCAAG GCCAGTCTTCCTATTGGCACGGATCAGATCTGCAGGAACCAACCAACACCATCCAACAACCTCTACAGTGGGCCTAGTGTAACGTCTTATAGTCCCTCCATTCGACCGATGCATTCGCATGCTGCACCATACGTTTCCCCAGCACCATCCCATCTCTACAGCCCACAGTttgctcctccagctcctccgcCTCACGAGGACCAGCCTGAGCACATTGATCGTTTGTTGGAGGAGGTCTTTCAGGATCTGGACATCTTACCAAACAACAAAGCTCCTCTTTCAACAGGCAGCAACACTCCTGGCAACTCTGCTatccaaaacaaacaccagGCCCAGATTAGCAGTTCTGAGATGCCAGTGCTGCAGCAGCAATGTGAGGGGGATCTGAACGACATTCTGGAAAACTTACTCCAATCATTTGAGCAGCATGTTGAAAGTAATAACACCAGCCCTTGCATTCAGATCTCTCCAGAAGCCAGTCAGCCAGTTCagaggaaacacaaaacaaccaaGAGTCATGAGGAAATCTCTCACACACCTTCTCTGCAGCGCATAGTCAAACGCTCTCAGACACCTGGAGTACAGAGGGCTGATACCGGACTATCAGACACCCAGGCCGTTTCCTCTAATATCTTCAAATCCGTCACACCAGCAAAGAGGCCGAAGAGAAGGAGGTCAAACTCGTATCGGTTCTCGTTAGAGAAGAAAAAGGTGAAGAAGCTGGCACCGTCGAGGGACTCAAAGGCCGTGTCGGGTCAGGATCAGCAGGAGAAGCAGCTGGTGCAGAAACCGGTGGTGAAACTGGCTAGAGACAACTTGCTGTCAGTCAGAGCGACGCTGCAGGGAAACAACTGTGAGCTTCCAGAGGAAAAG GGTCCATCACCATCAAAGGGAAACTCCCATTTTGGCCATTTCAGAAGGCACTTGGTCACAAAGTTCTACCCAATCAGGAGCAGATTTAGGGATCCACACATCCAG aACAATAGTTCTGAATTTTCCCACTGA
- the cryba1l1 gene encoding crystallin, beta A1, like 1 yields the protein MYKTTRSPMMQPLVNSGMGMAPFFKVTVFEQEHFQGKCLEFTSECCNIQECGMDTIRSIRVESGAWVGFEHHDFQGQQFIMERGEYPHWDAYSGNISYHVERLMSFRPIYCASHQSSRMIIFERENFMGRNAEICDDYPSLQAMGWMMPEVGSMHVQCGAFVCYQFPGYRGQQYIMECERHSGDYQHWRNWGSHCQTPQIQSIRRIQH from the exons ATGTACAAAACTACAAGGTCCCCAATGATGCAGCCTTTGGTCAACTCAGGAATGGGCATGGCTCCTTTCTTCAAG GTGACTGTGTTTGAGCAGGAGCATTTCCAAGGAAAGTGCCTGGAGTTCACCTCCGAATGCTGCAACATCCAGGAGTGCGGAATGGACACCATCCGCTCCATCAGGGTGGAGAGCGGAGC CTGGGTGGGCTTCGAGCACCACGACTTCCAGGGCCAGCAGTTCATCATGGAGAGGGGAGAGTACCCCCACTGGGACGCTTACAGCGGAAACATCTCCTACCATGTGGAGCGTCTTATGTCTTTCCGCCCCATCTACTGCGCT TCCCACCAGAGCAGCCGCATGATCATTTTCGAGAGGGAGAACTTCATGGGCCGCAACGCAGAGATCTGCGACGACTACCCCTCTCTGCAGGCCATGGGCTGGATGATGCCTGAGGTCGGCTCCATGCACGTGCAGTGYGGCGC CTTCGTGTGCTACCAGTTCCCTGGCTACAGRGGTCAGCAGTACATCATGGAGTGTGAGAGACACAGTGGAGACTACCAGCACTGGAGGAACTGGGGCTCTCACTGCCAGACCCCTCAGATCCAGTCCATTAGACGCATTCAGCACTGA
- the LOC103471351 gene encoding uncharacterized protein LOC103471351 isoform X1 — MWCYQKPGFEALIVAELRKQQQCSQFCDTLLKAGGLSVPAHSCILSAISPHISSALSSSPAPPSGQSRLLEFQALGACTLLHIIRLLYSGEMAGEGENEKQEAIYAAAKLGISGLVEVTKSRGRFGGGTEXYAEVGVQTEPQRTEEHEGRLVRWRREVRDGSTYMWKEAEVSGGGRDMWTQTEEQLVDSCPPVPAVVPYETIDMSVLQSLGHTDSHQLVTVIYPPEENQTLQYTAAPPGCLQESTTPRSTSVAIVTPQYAPLPAPFPGPLPHYSTQTTPCVVDSQSCWADPNPEEWEGERLEQFEGNIVGFINHFLNPEKREIPRRGRARRRPRGAQAARSGQERTRRPRGRPRGRGGQGAFTQMVDVQEIGVSKLQKLFLHRWRVRTPRAGQGGGAVGRRLHQKTREELEPAKKKPRRRGKVFEEDQSQESQQGXGGVNTQRGRRKTTQQVAKASLPIGTDQICRNQPTPSNNLYSGPSVTSYSPSIRPMHSHAAPYVSPAPSHLYSPQFAPPAPPPHEDQPEHIDRLLEEVFQDLDILPNNKAPLSTGSNTPGNSAIQNKHQAQISSSEMPVLQQQCEGDLNDILENLLQSFEQHVESNNTSPCIQISPEASQPVQRKHKTTKSHEEISHTPSLQRIVKRSQTPGVQRADTGLSDTQAVSSNIFKSVTPAKRPKRRRSNSYRFSLEKKKVKKLAPSRDSKAVSGQDQQEKQLVQKPVVKLARDNLLSVRATLQGNNCELPEEKGPSPSKGNSHFGHFRRHLVTKFYPIRSRFRDPHIQDLLPFLEEDPVETTRPPNRRRGGPKKNGNLLSSSHVESTTTSEKNPETEKCETVIEEDDVDVVGGMGPAPEPVIITWTDSSEEEIDVGI; from the exons ATGTGGTGCTACCAGAAACCGGGCTTCGAAGCCCTCATTGTTGCTGAACTAcgaaagcagcagcagtgcagCCAGTTCTGTGACACTTTACTCAAAGCTGGAG GTCTTTCAGTCCCAGCACACAGTTGCATTCTGTCGGCCATCAGCCCTCACATCTCCTCGGCTCTGTCGTCCTCTCCGGCGCCCCCTTCTGGACAGAGCCGTCTCCTGGAGTTCCAGGCCCTGGGCGCCTGCACCCTGCTGCACATCATCCGGCTCCTTTACTCCGGAGAGATGGCCGGGGAGGGGGAGAACGAGAAGCAGGAGGCCATTTACGCTGCAGCCAAGCTCGGCATCAGCGGCTTGGTGGAGGTGACGAAGAGCAGGGGAAGGTTTGGTGGAGGGACGGAGCASTACGCGGAGGTGGGGGTCCAAACGGAGCCACAGAGGACAGAGGAGCATGAGGGGAGGCTGGTCAGGTGGAGGAGAGAGGTGAGGGATGGGTCCACCTATATGTGGAAAGAGGCGGAGGTGTCAGGTGGAGGAAGAGACATGTGGACTCAAACTGAGGAACAGCTTGTCGACTCATGTCCTCCTGTCCCCGCAGTGGTCCCCTATGAGACCATCGACATGAGCGTCCTCCAGAGTTTAGGACACACAGACTCTCATCAGCTTGTCACTGTCATCTACCCACCTGAAGAAAACCAAACGCTGCAGTACACTGCTGCTCCACCAGGCTGTCTGCAGGAATCCACAACACCTAGAAGCACATCTGTTGCCATCGTGACGCCACAGTACGCGcctcttcctgctccttttcCTGGTCCTCTTCCTCATTACTCCACCCAGACGACTCCCTGTGTGGTCGATTCTCAGAGCTGCTGGGCCGACCCTAACCCAGAGGAGTGGGAAGGAGAGAGGTTGGAGCAGTTTGAGGGAAACATCGTGGGATTCATCAACCACTTCCTGAACCCGGAGAAGAGGGAGATCCCCCGCAGGGGGCGGGCAAGGAGGAGGCCAAGGGGTGCCCAGGCAGCCAGAAGCGGACAGGAGAGGACCAGGAGACCCAGAGGGAGGCCgagagggaggggggggcaAGGCGCGTTCACTCAGATGGTGGATGTGCAGGAGATTGGGGTGAGCAAACTGCAGAAACTGTTCCTGCACAGGTGGAGGGTGAGGACGCCCAGAGCAGGTCAGGGTGGGGGCGCTGTGGGCAGGAGGTTACACCAGAAGACCAGGGAGGAGCTGGAGCCGGCCAAGAAGAAGCCGAGGAGACGTGGAAAGGTGTTTGAGGAGGACCAGAGTCAGGAGTCGCAGCAAGGCRGAGGGGGAGTGAACACCCAGCGGGGGAGAAGAAAAACCACACAGCAGGTTGCCAAG GCCAGTCTTCCTATTGGCACGGATCAGATCTGCAGGAACCAACCAACACCATCCAACAACCTCTACAGTGGGCCTAGTGTAACGTCTTATAGTCCCTCCATTCGACCGATGCATTCGCATGCTGCACCATACGTTTCCCCAGCACCATCCCATCTCTACAGCCCACAGTttgctcctccagctcctccgcCTCACGAGGACCAGCCTGAGCACATTGATCGTTTGTTGGAGGAGGTCTTTCAGGATCTGGACATCTTACCAAACAACAAAGCTCCTCTTTCAACAGGCAGCAACACTCCTGGCAACTCTGCTatccaaaacaaacaccagGCCCAGATTAGCAGTTCTGAGATGCCAGTGCTGCAGCAGCAATGTGAGGGGGATCTGAACGACATTCTGGAAAACTTACTCCAATCATTTGAGCAGCATGTTGAAAGTAATAACACCAGCCCTTGCATTCAGATCTCTCCAGAAGCCAGTCAGCCAGTTCagaggaaacacaaaacaaccaaGAGTCATGAGGAAATCTCTCACACACCTTCTCTGCAGCGCATAGTCAAACGCTCTCAGACACCTGGAGTACAGAGGGCTGATACCGGACTATCAGACACCCAGGCCGTTTCCTCTAATATCTTCAAATCCGTCACACCAGCAAAGAGGCCGAAGAGAAGGAGGTCAAACTCGTATCGGTTCTCGTTAGAGAAGAAAAAGGTGAAGAAGCTGGCACCGTCGAGGGACTCAAAGGCCGTGTCGGGTCAGGATCAGCAGGAGAAGCAGCTGGTGCAGAAACCGGTGGTGAAACTGGCTAGAGACAACTTGCTGTCAGTCAGAGCGACGCTGCAGGGAAACAACTGTGAGCTTCCAGAGGAAAAG GGTCCATCACCATCAAAGGGAAACTCCCATTTTGGCCATTTCAGAAGGCACTTGGTCACAAAGTTCTACCCAATCAGGAGCAGATTTAGGGATCCACACATCCAG GACTTATTGCCTTTTCTGGAGGAGGATCCTGTAGAGACAACAAGGCCACCAAATCGAAGGCGTGGCGGGccaaagaaaaatggaaatctTCTTAGTTCATCTCATGTTGAGAGCACAACAACTTCAGAGAAAAACcctgagacagaaaaatgtgaaacagtcaTTGAGGAGGATGATGTAGATGTGGTGGGAGGTATGGGGCCAGCCCCTGAACCTGTCATCATAACCTGGACAGACTCTTCMGAAGAAGAAATTGATGTTGGGATCTGA
- the crybb1l1 gene encoding beta-crystallin B1: protein MSTGDKPKTSSQTDGKATQGKKSEMGMMSYKMYVFDQENFQGRMIEIVNECMNVCEMGMDRVRSLRVECGPFVGFEQMNFCGEMYILEKGEYPRWDSWSNCQRNDYLLSFRPVRMDPEKHKICLYEVGEFKGRKMEIMDDDVPSLFSYGFTDRVGSIMVGCGTWVGYQFPGYRGSQYLLEKGDYRHFNEYGARYPQFQSVRRIRDMQWHPHGCYTMASK from the exons ATGTCCACTGGAGATAAGCCCAAGACTTCCTCCCAGACTGACGGCAAGGCCACCCAGGGCAAGAAGTCTGAGATGGGGATGATGTCCTACAAG ATGTACGTGTTCGATCAGGAGAACTTCCAGGGTCGCATGATCGAGATCGTCAACGAGTGCATGAATGTGTGTGAGATGGGCATGGACCGCGTGCGTTCCCTGCGCGTTGAGTGTGGACC CTTCGTTGGATTTGAGCAGATGAACTTCTGCGGTGAGATGTACATCCTGGAGAAGGGCGAGTATCCCCGCTGGGACTCCTGGAGCAACTGCCAGAGGAATGACTACCTGCTGTCCTTCAGGCCTGTCAGAATg GACCCCGAGAAGCACAAGATCTGCCTGTATGAGGTGGGAGAGTTCAAGGGCCGCAAGATGGAGATCATGGACGACGACGTCCCCAGCCTGTTCTCCTATGGCTTCACAGACAGAGTGGGCAGCATCATGGTCGGCTGTGGAAC CTGGGTGGGATACCAGTTCCCCGGATACCGCGGCAGCCAGTACCTGCTGGAGAAGGGCGACTACAGGCACTTCAACGAGTACGGCGCCCGCTACCCACAGTTCCAGTCCGTGAGGCGTATCCGTGACATGCAGTGGCACCCACACGGCTGCTACACCATGGCCAGCAAGTGA